A window from Streptomyces sp. NBC_00271 encodes these proteins:
- a CDS encoding DUF6381 family protein yields MSAAGESGNRAQQMREKAQKLTEAAERATDPQERQKLQEQARGLQEQIEQQGQPGESRSKGTGGRRNQ; encoded by the coding sequence ATGAGTGCCGCAGGCGAATCCGGCAACCGAGCCCAGCAGATGCGCGAGAAGGCCCAGAAGCTGACCGAAGCCGCGGAGCGCGCGACCGACCCACAAGAGCGTCAGAAGCTTCAGGAGCAGGCACGGGGCCTGCAGGAGCAGATCGAGCAGCAGGGCCAGCCTGGTGAGAGCAGGTCCAAGGGCACTGGCGGCAGGCGGAACCAGTAG
- a CDS encoding helix-turn-helix domain-containing protein, with product MSAIAVEPDCSQKTVRCWLHRFNRLGLQGLEDLGGQGRKGRRITEEERSRIISLVKTVPPGRLRWEPVGELWAFDESGPSEWTLDSLGAAARAEGIEVGRSQVRRELLAEGMRWRGARSWMRSKDRDFVPKGQGSSASTPTHPPDDATVICADELGPVRRLVKAVTPEVCSTSTGLRMSHGGG from the coding sequence GTGTCGGCAATCGCTGTGGAGCCGGACTGCAGCCAGAAAACGGTTCGCTGCTGGCTGCACCGCTTCAACCGCTTGGGCCTGCAAGGGCTGGAGGATCTGGGCGGGCAGGGCCGCAAGGGGCGGCGGATCACCGAAGAGGAACGATCCCGGATCATCTCCCTGGTCAAGACCGTGCCGCCGGGGCGACTGCGGTGGGAGCCCGTCGGGGAACTGTGGGCCTTCGATGAGTCCGGACCATCCGAGTGGACCCTGGATTCCCTGGGCGCGGCAGCACGGGCCGAAGGGATCGAGGTGGGCCGCTCACAGGTCAGACGCGAGCTGCTCGCCGAAGGAATGCGGTGGCGCGGCGCCCGGTCCTGGATGCGATCGAAGGACCGGGACTTCGTCCCAAAAGGACAAGGATCATCGGCCTCTACACCCACCCACCCGCCCGACGACGCGACCGTGATTTGCGCCGACGAGCTGGGGCCAGTGAGGCGTCTCGTGAAGGCCGTGACACCTGAGGTTTGCAGCACGTCAACGGGGTTACGCATGAGTCATGGGGGAGGCTGA
- a CDS encoding TetR/AcrR family transcriptional regulator, translated as MNPGDQHSDAPAAPPVRSDVERNRGRILAAARTVFARDGLGASMASVARQTGVGIATVFRHFPTKEALVAAVFSDRMDAYADAVATALEDPDPWHGFTGYIEAACAMQAADNGFADVLTMTFPTAKAMEKRRNEAYEGMVQLIGRAKSTGRLREDFDPSDLVLLHMANLGVVNACGDAAPDAWRRVVALMIQSFEAPARAPLPASPEHDDLYRAMLRAVPAGDTARKPEQNR; from the coding sequence ATGAACCCCGGCGACCAGCACTCCGACGCCCCCGCAGCCCCGCCTGTGCGCAGTGACGTCGAGCGCAACCGGGGGCGGATCCTCGCTGCCGCGCGCACCGTGTTCGCACGCGACGGCCTGGGCGCCTCCATGGCCTCCGTGGCCCGCCAGACAGGCGTCGGAATCGCCACCGTCTTCCGGCACTTCCCCACGAAGGAGGCGCTGGTCGCAGCCGTCTTCTCCGACCGCATGGACGCCTACGCCGACGCGGTCGCCACCGCCCTCGAAGACCCCGACCCCTGGCACGGATTCACCGGCTACATCGAAGCCGCCTGCGCGATGCAGGCCGCCGACAACGGCTTCGCCGACGTCCTGACCATGACCTTCCCCACCGCCAAGGCCATGGAGAAGCGCCGGAACGAGGCGTACGAGGGCATGGTGCAGCTCATCGGCCGCGCCAAGTCCACGGGCCGACTGCGCGAGGACTTCGACCCCTCGGACCTGGTACTGCTGCACATGGCCAACCTCGGCGTCGTCAACGCCTGCGGCGACGCGGCTCCCGACGCCTGGCGACGCGTCGTCGCCCTGATGATCCAGTCCTTCGAGGCCCCGGCCCGGGCCCCCCTTCCCGCCTCGCCCGAGCACGATGACCTCTACAGGGCCATGCTCCGCGCCGTCCCGGCGGGCGACACCGCACGGAAGCCGGAGCAGAACCGCTGA